CGGACGCGCTCTATGGCCTCCGTCTCGTCGATCCCGAGGTCCTCCCCGACGGCCCGGAACGGGCGCTCCTCGACCGGGAACCCGCTCTGGTAGCCGTCCACGATCGCCGCGTCCACGTCGTCTACGGTTTCGCGCCAGTCGCCCGACCCCGTGCTCATTGGCGGCGCTAGGGACGTGCCGAACGTAGGGGTTTCGTCTCCGGTCACACCGCGTCCGCGCCGTAGAGCAACAGCAACACGCCCCAGCAGACCGACCACGCGCCGAGACCGTCGTCGCGCTCGATCCGGTCGAGTTTCCGGACGGGGGTAGTGGACGAAGACGAGCGTGGCGACTAAAAACTGCGGTCGAGACGGCCCCGAAAACGACGGGATTTAGGCCGCGCCGCACGAACGGCCGCACATGGCTCAGGCTACCCAGGAGTTCGGGGAGTGGCCGCTGAAGCGTCTCATGACCGAGGTCGTCGGCTCCGGCCACAAGTCGGCCGAGGACATGACCCGCGAGCAGGCCCGCGAGGCCTTCCAGCGCATCCTCGCGGACGAACCCGACCCGACGACGCTCGGGGCGTTCTGGCTGGCGAACCGCTGGAAGCGCAACACCCCCGAAGAGCTGGGGGCGTACGTCGACGTCATGCGCGAGGAGTCGGTCGTGGCCGCCGAACCCGACTGCGACCCCGTCGACTGCGGGGCGAACTACGACGGGAAGGGCCGGTCGGCCCTGCTCGGCGTCGCCGCGGGCGCCGTCGCCGCGGCCGCCGGCACGCCCGTCGTCGTCCACAGCGGCGACCGCGTCCCCACCCAGAAACAGGACGCCTACAAGCACGTGCTGGACGAACTCGGCGTGCGGACGGAACTCGACCCCGAGGAATCCGCCGCGATGGTCGACGAGACCGGCTTCGGCTTCTACTACCAGCCGGCGTTCAACCCCGGCATTCGGGACCTCTACGACCGCCGCGACCGGATGGGCGTCCGGACGTTCGTCAACACGATCGAGACCGTCGCCAACCCCGCGAACGCCGACGTCCACCTCGGCTCGTTCTACCACCTCGCGTTCGCGAAGAAGATGACCGACCTCGTCGCCGAGAGCGAGGCCCTCGATTACTCGCGGGTCATCATGTTCCAGGGGATGGAGGGCTACGACGACATCCGCCCCGGCTACACGAAGGTCGCCGACTGGAGCGAGGACGGCTTCGACGACTACGAGATCGAGACCGCCGAGTTCGGCATGGACTTCGAGAGCGAGGACCTCGCGGTCGACGACGTGGCCGGCGACTCCGCCCGCATCACCGAGGCGGTGCTCGCGGGCGAGCGCGAGGATCGGTTCGCCGACGCGGTCGCGCTCAACGCCGCGTTCCGGATCTACGCCCGCGGCGACGTCGACGATCTGGAGACGGGCCTCGAACGCGCCCGCGACGTGATCGCCGACGGCAGCGCCGAGGCGGTACTCGACGAACTGCGGGCGTTCTGAGCGCCCCGGAGGCGCCGCCACGCGACCGGCTCCTTACCACTGTTCGACGAGCGGTCGCGGAATTCAACCGGGGGAAACGCCTGTATCGAAAACAATGAACGATTTTATGTGCGACCCCCGCGACCACGGACCATGCGACTCGATGGCAAGACGGTGCTCGTAACGGGAGCGGGATCGGGAATCGGACGCGCGACCGCGACGCGGTGCGCCGAGGAGGGCGCCCACGTCGTCGTCACGGACGTCGATACCGCGGGCGGCGAGGAGACGGTCGAGCGGGTCGAGGCGGCCGGCGGCGCCGCCGAGTTCGCGGAACTCGACGTCACCGACGGCGAGCGCGTCCACGAGGTGGTAGACGCCGTCGAAGCGGAGCGCGGGCTGGACGTGCTGGTCAACAACGCCGGCGTCGGCCACCCGCCGTCGGCGCTGGAGGAGACCGACGACTCGATCCGCGACTACGTCTTCGAGGTGAACG
The Salinilacihabitans rarus DNA segment above includes these coding regions:
- a CDS encoding anthranilate phosphoribosyltransferase; protein product: MAQATQEFGEWPLKRLMTEVVGSGHKSAEDMTREQAREAFQRILADEPDPTTLGAFWLANRWKRNTPEELGAYVDVMREESVVAAEPDCDPVDCGANYDGKGRSALLGVAAGAVAAAAGTPVVVHSGDRVPTQKQDAYKHVLDELGVRTELDPEESAAMVDETGFGFYYQPAFNPGIRDLYDRRDRMGVRTFVNTIETVANPANADVHLGSFYHLAFAKKMTDLVAESEALDYSRVIMFQGMEGYDDIRPGYTKVADWSEDGFDDYEIETAEFGMDFESEDLAVDDVAGDSARITEAVLAGEREDRFADAVALNAAFRIYARGDVDDLETGLERARDVIADGSAEAVLDELRAF